One window from the genome of Mastacembelus armatus chromosome 18, fMasArm1.2, whole genome shotgun sequence encodes:
- the LOC113123710 gene encoding diamine acetyltransferase 2-like, translating to MSINMDFSIRAATVEDCKDIARMIMELAEYEDINAYVKVTPKDLEQDGFCKNPFFHAIIAEVPEQHKSKEGHTKIGYALYSYSYCSWLGRDIYMEDLYVMPEFRGKGIGKALMSKVAQLCVAAGCKQLNFSVLDKNYSAVDFYQRQGCVNITTTIGYHCMRCEGEELQNLAQH from the exons ATGAGCATCAACATGGACTTCTCTATCCGGGCAGCCACCGTGGAGGACTGCAAGGACATAGCGCGGATGATCATG GAACTGGCTGAATATGAAGATATAAACGCGTATGTGAAAGTCACGCCAAAAG ACTTGGAGCAGGATGGGTTCTGCAAGAACCCGTTCTTCCATGCGATCATCGCTGAGGTGCCAGAACAGCACAAAAGCAAagaag GCCATACAAAGATTGGATATGCACTTTACTCCTATTCGTACTGCTCATGGTTGGGGAGGGACATTTATATGGAGGACTTGTACGTGATGCCTGAATTCAGAG GGAAGGGTATTGGTAAAGCCCTTATGAGCAAGGTAGCACAG ctgtgtgtggctgcaggcTGCAAACAGCTCAACTTCAGCGTTCTGGACAAGAACTACTCAGCTGTGGACTTCTATCAGAGACAGGGCTGCGTTAACATCACGACTACTATTGGTTACCACTGTATGCGCTGTGAAGGAGAGGAACTGCAGAACCTCGCCCAACATTAA
- the LOC113125629 gene encoding uncharacterized protein LOC113125629: MSSVSKREREQKRKLQHFLSDMALLGSLQGFKYFQPWLRGKEELLLTVVNEDLGWRSPGFAVSRASSYTSTSSCNSSDISPSSSSPSLASGSSSPLPGEPPGPQQPQSHTHTKTQLHNARDHSSEEHLLPASPSEREIAVPEVNCTLFLLAGYVKYGRPYAWIRSNHERLVNIGGTDSMVKDTPMKLKSISDWQTRGVRVWDVISELVCLCTIPSPSNPFALDMRYIRSLPLPDRFLVTGALLNFLEMYVVYGNRDELHYDKVVEEVKPLRRLHVQSLLELQRHRESTVSAGSPTTQDSSVTTFCK; the protein is encoded by the exons ATGAGCAGTGTCAGT aagagagagagggagcagaaGAGGAAACTGCAGCATTTTCTCAGTGACATGGCTTTGCTTGGCTCATTACAG GGTTTTAAATATTTCCAGCCTTGGCTTAGAGGGAAAGAGGAGTTGCTGCTGACGGTCGTCAATGAGGATCTG GGTTGGCGTTCCCCAGGCTTTGCAGTGTCCAGAGCATCCTCCTACACGTCCACCAGTAGCTGTAACAGCAGTGACATCTcccccagcagcagctcccCCAGCCTGGCCAGTGGGAGCAGCTCTCCCCTGCCTGGGGAGCCTCCGGGCCCACAACAGccccagtcacacacacacaccaagacgCAGCTACACAATGCCAG gGACCACAGCAGTGAGGAGCATCTTCTACCAGCGTCTCCCAGTGAAAGAGAGATAGCAGTGCCT GAGGTGAACTGCACTCTCTTTTTGCTGGCTGGCTACGTCAAATACGGACGCCCCTACGCCTGGATACGCTCCAACCACGAGCGCCTGGTCAACATCGGAGGCACCGATTCGATGGTCAAGGACACGCCCATGAAACTCAAGTCCATCTCAGACTGGCAGACACGAG GTGTTCGTGTGTGGGATGTCATCAGTGAGCTGGTGTGTCTGTGCACCATTCCTTCTCCATCCAATCCCTTTGCCCTGGACATGCGTTACATCAGAAGTCTTCCCCTCCCGGACCGTTTCCTCGTCACAGGGGCTCTCCTCAACTTCCTGGAGATGTATGTGGTTTACGGGAACCGGGACGAGCTGCATTATGACAAAG TTGTAGAGGAAGTGAAGCCTCTGAGGCGTCTCCACGTCCAGTCACTGCTGGAGTTACAGCGACACAGAGAAAGCACAGTGTCGGCCGGCAGTCCAACAACACAGGACTCCTCTGTGaccacattttgtaaatga
- the LOC113125703 gene encoding low density lipoprotein receptor adapter protein 1 gives MSLGTFHLMQTLKNSPAALRRRFRRDRTESLSHGDPLFKVHYLGTEKIFSLDREQAQDAISHLLEGISNGKKLSKDHALVVRPRYVEVKELSTGRQLTKTYLQDIAYCAADANRPNVFLYICKHQGQQLQCRVFWCSRAERARDMTACLAHSFQRALNDWQQDGSATLPPAEAKGKHVESSSNSPTSTKSSTLPASLGKVRWKKRGSVSRSPLRAITRRGSASDSWN, from the exons ATGTCCCTGGGCACCTTCCACCTCATGCAGACCCTTAAGAACTCTCCTGCTGCTCTGCGTCGGCGTTTCCGCCGTGACCGCACAGAGTCTCTGTCCCACGGTGACCCTCTCTTCAAAGTCCATTACCTGGGCACAGAGAAAATCTTCTCTCTGGATCGAGAGCAGGCCCAGGATGCTATCAGCCACTTACTAGAAGGTATTTCTAATGGGAAGAAGCTAAGCAAAGATCACGCTTTGGTGGTGCGACCAAGATACGTTGAGGTCAAAGAGCTGAGTACAGGACGGCAGCTCACTAAGACGTATCTGCAGGATATTGCGTACTGTGCTGCTGACGCCAACCGACCAAACGTCTTCCTGTACATCTGCAAACATCAggggcagcagctgcagtgtcgGGTGTTTTGGTGCAGCCGGGCAGAACGGGCCCGAGACATGACGGCTTGTCTGGCTCATTCCTTCCAGCGTGCGTTGAACGACTGGCAGCAGGACGGCTCGGCCACGCTGCCGCCCGCAGAGGCGAAGGGGAAACACGTAGAGTCGTCGTCCAACTCTCCCACCAGCACCAAGAGCTCCACGCTGCCTGCCAGTCTGGGGAAAG ttcgCTGGAAGAAGAGGGGCTCTGTGTCTCGCAGCCCCCTCAGGGCCATCACCAGAAGAGGCTCTGCCTCTGACAGCTGGAATTGA